The following are encoded together in the Nocardioides sp. Arc9.136 genome:
- a CDS encoding SGNH/GDSL hydrolase family protein: MVLGGLLTGRGVLQRQAAAARRIVGKPLGEDAHRADKVWKKTYGDPLDLLVLGDSIAAGLGADSPGGTFGAQLAKRLAKAASRSVRLHTAAVVGAESSMLRAQLAGLPGGYRPDVAVIVVGGNDVTHRVRVSESRRHLAEAISTLRAAGVPVVVGTCPDLGALGVLQQPLRTLARVASRQLAAAQRDVALEQGALAVSLADVVGPFFVTRPDEMFAVDRFHPSSAGYKRTAKAVLPSVLVALSLADELPHGHHAPAVPLGEPGRGQASPAPAG; the protein is encoded by the coding sequence GTGGTGCTCGGAGGCCTGCTCACGGGCCGCGGGGTCCTGCAGCGGCAGGCGGCGGCCGCCCGGCGGATCGTCGGCAAGCCGCTCGGCGAGGACGCCCACCGCGCGGACAAGGTGTGGAAGAAGACGTACGGCGACCCGCTGGACCTGCTCGTGCTCGGCGACTCGATCGCGGCCGGGCTCGGCGCGGACTCCCCCGGCGGCACCTTCGGCGCCCAGCTCGCCAAGCGGCTCGCCAAGGCCGCAAGCCGGTCGGTGCGGCTGCACACCGCCGCGGTGGTCGGCGCGGAGTCCTCGATGCTGCGCGCGCAGCTGGCCGGCCTGCCCGGCGGCTACCGCCCCGACGTCGCCGTGATCGTGGTCGGCGGCAACGACGTCACCCACCGGGTGCGGGTCTCGGAGTCGCGCCGGCACCTCGCCGAGGCGATCTCGACGCTCCGGGCGGCCGGCGTCCCGGTCGTCGTCGGCACCTGTCCGGACCTCGGGGCGCTCGGCGTGCTGCAGCAGCCGCTGCGCACCCTCGCCCGCGTCGCGTCGCGCCAGCTGGCCGCGGCCCAGCGCGACGTCGCCCTCGAGCAGGGCGCGCTCGCGGTCTCGCTTGCCGACGTGGTCGGTCCGTTCTTCGTCACCCGGCCCGACGAGATGTTCGCCGTCGACCGGTTCCACCCCTCGAGTGCGGGCTACAAGCGGACCGCGAAGGCCGTCCTGCCGAGCGTGCTGGTCGCCCTCTCCCTGGCCGACGAGCTGCCG